A genome region from Nicotiana tabacum cultivar K326 chromosome 13, ASM71507v2, whole genome shotgun sequence includes the following:
- the LOC107765827 gene encoding protein VASCULATURE COMPLEXITY AND CONNECTIVITY, which yields MAKLVKILAGLVIVAFDVVAGILGYKAEASENQEKQQTQWLFESCNKPSHEAFVFGLAAATLLGIAHVLANLLGGCSVCTTDDIRKATPIKQLSIACLVFTWIIFAVGLGMLVIGTKANHKSRTSCGFIHHNYLSIGGILCFVHALFSVAYYVAASQNLA from the exons ATGGCCAAATTGGTTAAAATCTTGGCTGGTTTGGTAATAGTGGCATTCGATGTCGTTGCTGGGATTCTTGGATATAAAGCAGAAGCATCTGAAAACCAG GAAAAGCAGCAGACGCAGTGGTTGTTCGAGTCATGTAACAAGCCAAGCCATGAGGCATTTGTTTTTGGGTTAGCTGCAGCAACTCTGCTTGGAATAGCTCATGTTCTTGCCAACCTTCTCGGAGGCTGCAGTGTTTGTACTACTGACGATATTAGGAAAGCCACCCCTATCAAGCAATTATCAATTGCTTGTCTCGTTTTTACATG gatcaTATTTGCAGTAGGATTGGGAATGCTGGTGATAGGGACAAAAGCAAACCACAAGTCAAGAACTTCGTGTGGTTTTATACATCATAATTACCTATCCATTGGTGGAATTCTGTGTTTTGTTCATGCCCTCTTTTCTGTTGCATATTATGTCGCAGCTAGTCAAAATCTGGCCTAA
- the LOC107765828 gene encoding uncharacterized protein LOC107765828 — MDVLKNSIFGKFLELNEVSHSGKLTHCMLLSQLFYKDRSKMVFKVFGHDVAFTEEDFHTITGHKIESSDYSFVDSRMNHLKERCFSEVKKGDDVCVDVEVCDEDAVKLAKIYLLEAVLLGKFEGRNISDRCMKVIDDEDLSVSFPWSNFIFDEFIYNLSHLLTTDSVKKKPIGRIPSYTSLGFPFLFNVWIMEVFNDFRQFSKYEDRGPIRMLSYLSIGYPKYDTFALFLYMSLFWFLSQILSV, encoded by the exons ATGGATGTGTTGAAGAATAGTATTTTTGGTAAGTTTTTAGAGTTGAATGAAGTGAGTCACTCTGGGAAGTTGACTCATTGTATGCTGCTGTCTCAACTTTTCTACAAGGATAGAAGCAAAATGGTTTTTAAAGTTTTTGGGCATGATGTAGCATTTACAGAAGAAGATTTCCACACTATTACCGGACATAAGATTGAGTCATCTGATTATAGTTTCGTGGACTCTAGAATGAACCATTTAAAGGAACGGTGTTTTTCTGAAGTGAAAAAGG GAGATGATGTATGTGTTGATGTCGAGGTTTGCGATGAAGATGCAGTAAAGCTTGCTAAGATTTATTTATTAGAAGCAGTTCTATTGGGTAAATTTGAAGGTAGAAATATAAGTGATCGTTGTATGAAAGTCATAGACGATGAAGATCTTTCCGTTTCTTTTCCATGGAGCAATTTCATTTTTGATGAGTTTATTTATAATTTGTCTCATCTTCTAACAACTGACTCAGTGAAAAAGAAACCAATTGGTAGGATCCCATCTTATACGTCACTTGGATTCCCATTTTTGTTCAACGTATGGATAATGGAAGTCTTTAATGATTTCCgtcaattttcaaaatatgaggaTCGGGGGCCAATTAGGATGTTGTCTTACTTAAGCATTGGATATCCAAAATATGACACTTTTGCATTATTTCTTTACATGAGTTTGTTCTGGTTTCTATCACAGATACTTTCAGTATAA
- the LOC107765829 gene encoding formin-like protein 3 — MGVGIRVSSVFVFIVFLCVWAATSSEGNQKLHLGEDTAEQIWSHCIQRSQKNTEAASFLDLSLHQAATGTYIYLKSDIALLRKRILQKAISDLTPENKQILLECLRRKSLPLHCSGSKATSIAWLSKYQELFLQWSSVPRRYLRERKLQDKLTHDVAVPIIAPSPGDRAVSPINAPVPSFRGPTSSPIKPPAKAPTPQTRVSPPAKAPAPAPQTRVNPPAKAPTPQTRANASKPLPVIPPPAKPQNTGTNSSENNRKDTTYIIAAVSVGAVAGIALLVLFLILCLKKSKKKEAGPQYGQRDEKPLLNFCSDSSQKSSSIGSSTQKDFKASSTVNRLSVPDNSSDAEAKTDALVNALPLPPGKSVPPSPAPPPPPPKPPAPKPPPPPKAVRPPPPNPPKPGNLPKPSPLGAHKRRSSSDGKGTESSDESDAPKAKLKPFFWDKVLANPDHSMVWHDIKAGSFQFNEEMMESLFGYAQANPGKNEGTKASASFEATPQYIQIIDAKKSQNLAIILKALNVTTEEVCDALKEGKKLPPELIQTISKMAPTADEELKLRLYCGEISQLGPSERFLKSLVEIPFAFKRMEALLLMSSLPEDVSAIKESFATLEVACQELRNSRLFLKLLEAVLKTGNRMNDGTYRGGAQAFKLDTLLKLSDVKGTDGKTTLLNFVVQEIIRSEGLKAARKLRESESLSSVTTEDLVEDASQDSVEYHRNLGIQVVSGLSNELENVRKAALIDGDNLSASVSKLGNSLVKIKGFLDTEMKSLEEGGKFRDTLTNFMQHAEEEINWILEEEKKIMALVKSAGDYFHGNAGKDEGLRLFTVVRDFLLMVDKACTVVRKSTKLPANTPRKGALTVSPSQESHPDSLPDVRQRLFPAIQERRMDDDFSSDDEKSSP; from the exons ATGGGCGTGGGAATAAGGGTTAGTTCTGTATTTGTGTTTATTGTGTTTCTTTGTGTTTGGGCAGCCACTAGCTCAGAAGGGAATCAGAAGCTTCATTTGGGTGAAGATACG GCCGAGCAAATATGGAGTCATTGCAtacaacgatcacaaaagaatACAGAGGCTGCAAGTTTTCTGGATTTGTCTCTTCATCAGGCAGCAACGGGAACTTATATCTACTTAAAATCTGATATAGCATTGTTGAGAAAAAGAATCTTACAAAAGGCTATTAGTGATCTGACTCCTGAAAATAAGCAGATCCTTCTGGAGTGCTTAAGAAGGAAAAGTCTTCCTCTTCATTGTTCGGGTAGTAAGGCTACATCCATTGCTTGGTTAAGCAAGTACCAAGAGCTTTTCTTACAATGGTCCAGTGTTCCCAGAAGGTACCTAAGAGAAAGAAAGCTTCAAGATAAGCTAACACATGATGTTGCAGTTCCAATCATCGCTCCATCTCCAGGCGACAGGGCAGTATCACCAATTAATGCTCCAGTGCCTTCTTTTAGAGGGCCCACGAGCTCACCAATTAAACCTCCTGCAAAGGCTCCAACACCTCAGACTCGTGTCAGTCCTCCTGCAAAAGCACCGGCACCGGCACCTCAGACTCGTGTCAACCCTCCTGCAAAGGCTCCAACACCTCAGACTCGTGCCAACGCTTCTAAACCTTTGCCTGTCATTCCTCCTCCTGCTAAACCACAAAATACTGGAACTAATTCTTCAGAAAATAACCGGAAGGACACTACTTATATTATCGCTGCTGTTTCTGTAGGTGCTGTGGCAGGAATTGCCCTTTTGGTTCTGTTCTTAATATTGTGtcttaaaaaaagtaaaaagaaagaaGCAGGTCCACAATATGGGCAAAGAGATGAGAAGCCTCTTCTTAACTTTTGTTCAG ATTCTTCTCAGAAGTCTTCGAGCATAGGAAGTTCAACCCAGAAAGATTTCAAGGCATCATCTACTGTAAATCGTCTTTCGGTGCCAGATAATTCTTCAGATGCTGAAGCTAAAACAGATGCACTTGTAAATGCATTACCACTTCCTCCAGGAAAATCTGTACCTCCATCCCCTgcaccacctcctcctcctcctaaaCCACCCGCTCCAAAGCCACCTCCTCCTCCAAAAGCTGTTCGCCCTCCTCCTCCTAATCCACCAAAGCCTGGTAATCTGCCAAAGCCTTCACCTCTTGGAGCGCATAAGAGACGAAGTTCTTCGGATGGTAAGGGAACTGAATCGTCTGATGAATCTGATGCTCCAAAGGCAAAACTAAAGCCATTTTTCTGGGACAAAGTTCTTGCTAATCCTGATCACTCAATGGTTTGGCATGACATCAAAGCTGGCTCATTCCA GTTTAATGAGGAGATGATGGAGTCGTTATTCGGATATGCCCAAGCTAATCCAGGCAAAAATGAGGGCACAAAAGCTTCAGCATCTTTTGAAGCTACCCCACAGTATATTCAGATAATTGACGCTAAGAAATCACAAAATCTAGCAATTATTCTTAAAGCCTTAAATGTAACAACAGAAGAAGTTTGTGATGCTCTCAAGGAGG GTAAGAAACTGCCTCCTGAACTTATTCAAACTATATCAAAGATGGCACCAACGGCAGATGAAGAACTCAAACTTCGATTATATTGTGGGGAAATTTCTCAGCTTGGTCCTTCTGAAAGATTTCTCAAATCCCTGGTTGAAATTCCCTTTGCCTTCAAACGGATGGAAGCGTTATTGCTCATGAGTTCTCTTCCGGAAGATGTTTCTGCCATTAAAGAGTCCTTCGCAACTTTAGAG GTGGCATGCCAGGAGCTGAGAAACAGCAGACTCTTCCTGAAACTTCTAGAAGCAGTTCTCAAAACTGGGAACCGCATGAATGATGGCACCTACCGTGGTGGTGCACAAGCATTCAAGCTCGATACGCTGTTGAAACTCTCAGATGTTAAAGGAACTGATGGTAAGACCACACTCCTCAACTTTGTTGTTCAAGAAATTATCCGATCAGAAGGATTAAAAGCAGCACGCAAGTTAAGGGAGAGCGAAAGCTTATCGAGTGTGACAACAGAAGATCTTGTCGAGGATGCTTCTCAGGACTCGGTCGAGTACCACCGCAACCTTGGTATCCAGGTGGTTTCTGGTCTAAGCAATGAGCTCGAGAATGTAAGAAAAGCAGCACTTATAGATGGTGACAACTTAAGTGCATCTGTCTCCAAACTTGGTAACTCACTAGTGAAAATTAAAGGGTTTCTAGACACTGAAATGAAAAGTTTGGAGGAAGGCGGTAAGTTTCGCGATACACTCACAAATTTTATGCAACATGCGGAAGAGGAGATCAATTGGATactagaagaagagaaaaagataaTGGCTTTGGTAAAGAGTGCAGGAGACTACTTCCATGGAAATGCAGGAAAGGATGAAGGCTTGCGTCTGTTCACAGTTGTTCGTGATTTCTTGTTAATGGTCGACAAGGCATGTACAGTGGTGAGAAAATCAACTAAGTTGCCGGCAAACACTCCTAGAAAAGGGGCACTCACGGTATCGCCTTCCCAGGAATCCCATCCAGATTCTTTGCCAGATGTTCGTCAACGACTATTTCCAGCAATCCAGGAGAGACGGATGGACGATGATTTTAGTTCAGATGATGAGAAATCATCCCCATAG
- the LOC142168058 gene encoding STOREKEEPER protein-like, with protein MGFFLVGDEDLITLLKGLIEFKSSQYEKRRPYVDMYSFYYFIAEKLQVKVDRFRMNDKVRRLKRKLFANLEKKGQDPEVEKAIVVEEVAANGKIDEEYPHLAATFNVMKKNMSLIGSDKMRDLEEKLNKLEEEETDLKIKRLDFIRENCKLVAEHPTQTPLPRVGCSILRSQP; from the exons ATGGGATTTTTCCTGGTGGGTGATGAAGACCTGATAACTCTACTTAAAGGTTTGATTGAGTTCAAGTCCTCCCAATATGAGAAACGCCGGCCTTATGTGGACATGTACTCATTCTACTACTTTATCGCTGAAAAATTGCAAGTCAAAGTTGATAGGTTTCGGATGAATGATAAGGTTAGGAGGTTGAAAAGGAAGTTGTTTGctaatttggagaagaaagggcAGGACCCT GAAGTTGAGAAAGCGATTGTTGTAGAAGAGGTGGCGGCTAATGgtaaaatagatgaagaatatCCGCATTTGGCTGCAACTTTTAATGTGATGAAGAAGAATATGAGTTTGATTGGTAGTGACAAGATGAGGGATTTGGAGGAAAAGTTGAACAAACTGGAGGAGGAAGAAACTGATTTGAAGATAAAGAGGTTAGATTTCATTAGGGAGAACTGTAAATTGGTGGCTGAGCATCCTACCCAGACCCCACTTCCAAGGGTGGGTTGCTCCATTCTCCGCTCACAACCATGa